Sequence from the Corallococcus sp. EGB genome:
ATGAGCTCCGCGATGAGCGCGTGCATGTCGAAGGGCTTGTTCTGATCCGGCGGGACGATCTCGTCCACGCGCTTGCCGCTGTGCCTGGGGGCCTTCAGCTCCACGGTGGGCGGGGCCTTGGAGAAGTTCTCCGGGAAGAAGGCCAGGTACTGCTTCGCGGCGGCGATGGCCTCCTGCTCCGTCTTCACCAGCACGTCGCCCACGCCGGACACGGAGCAGTGCATCTTCGCGCCGCCCATCTCCTCCAGGGTGACCTTCTCTCCAATGACCATCTCCGCCATGCGCGGGCTGCCCAGGTACATGGAGGCGTTGCCCTCCACCATGATGACCAGGTCGCAGAACGCGGGGATGTACGCGCCGCCCGCGGCGGACGGGCCGAAGAGCAGGCAGATTTGAGGGACGAAGCCCGACAGGTGGACCTCGTTGTAGAAGATGCGGCCCGCGCCCCGGCGGCCGGGGAACATCTCCACCTGGTCCGTGATGCGCGCACCCGCGCTGTCCACCAGATAGAGCAGCGGGCAGCGCAGCGCCTTCGCCGTCTCCTGGATGCGGAGGATCTTCTCCACCGTGCGCGCGCCCCAGCTGCCCGCCTTCACCGTGGAGTCGTTGGCCATGATGGCCACCGCTCTGCCGTCAATGCGCGCGACGCCGGTGACGACGCCGTCGGACGGCAGCTCCGGGTCCAGGTTGTTGGCGAGCTTGCCGTCCTCCACGAAGGAGTCCGCGTCCACGAGCAGCCGGATGCGCTCGCGCGCGAAGAGCTTGCCCGTCTCCGCGTTCTTCGCGTGGTACTTGGGCGCGCCGCCCTTCTCCACCTGGGCGATCTTCTCGAGCAGTTTCTGGTCTGAGGACATGGCCGTCGTCCCATACCAAAGAACCCCAGGCCTGGCTGCCTTCTTGCCAATCCAGCCGCCAGCCGTGCCGTCCAAAGGACGACGGATGGGGCCACGGAGGCGCGCGCCGGGGGATGTCTCCGGGAGGCACCCTGCCTACCTTCATGTCGCACGGGGGGTGTGCACCCAGGCGGGCCACGCTCGCCCCGTTGAACCGCATCCGGCCCTGGAGGAACCCATGTTCAGAGCGAAGAAGGCGACGTGGCAGGCAAAGGCATTGGCCAAGAGCAAGCTGTACCGTCGGTTCCTGGCGCATCAGCTGCTCGACCAGCTCCCCGAGTACGCCGACAAGGCCGGCAAGGTGGCCCGGAAGTCCTGGGACAGGTTCGACCCGGACGACGCGCTGCGCTATGTGGGATTGACGACGTACAAGCCGGCGCGCACGGGTTTCGGAGGCCTGGGGGCGTTCCTGCTGGGCGCCGCGGCGGGCAGCGTGGTGGCCCTGCTCCTGGCCCCGAGCCGCGGCACGGAGCTGCGCTCCACCGTCAAGGACAAGGCGATGGGCTACATCAACAAGCAGGGCGTGAACGTCGGCGGTGAGAAGACCGCGAGCGCCTGACGTCCGAGCGGAGCGAAGCAGGCGGGGGCAGCACGGTCCGCGGGCAACCGCGGGCCTGCCGCCCCTGTCGCTTTCGAGCGCCCTAGCGGCCTTTATAGACAGGGGGACGCTTCTCCGCGAAGGCGCGGAGCCCTTCCAGCCGGTCCTCCGTCTTGAGCACCTCCTCGTACTTCTTGAGCTCCAGCGCCAGCGCGTCGTCCAGTTCCAGGCCGGTGCCCTCGTCGATGGCGTGCTTGGCGGTGGCCACGGCCACGGGGGCGTTCTCCACCACGGCCTCCGCGAGCTGGAAGGCGACCTCCAGCAGGTGCCCTTCCGGAGCCAGCCGGTTCACCAGGCCGATGGTGAAGGCCTCCGCCGCGTTGACGCGCCGGGCGGTGAGGATGAGGTCCTTGGCGCGCCCGGGGCCAATCAGCCGGGCCAGCCGCTGCGTGCCGCCACCGCCGGGGATGATGCCCAGCTTCACCTCCGTGAGGCCCATCTCCGTGGCGGGCGAGGCGACGCGCAGGTCGCACGCCAGGGCCAGCTCCGTGCCACCGCCGAAGGCCGCGCCGTTGATGGCGGCGATGAAGACGCAGTCGCTCCGCTCGATGGAGCGCAGGGTGACGCGCAGGCCGTTGAGGAAGGCGCGCACCTCGTCCTCCGACATGGTGGTGCGCTCCTTCAGGTCCGCGCCCGCGCAGAAGGCCTTGTCGCCCGCGCCGGTGATGATGACGGCGCGCACGGCGCGGCTGGAGGACACGCGGGAGACGAGCGCGTCCAGCTCCTGGTGCATCGCGCGGCTGATGGCGTTGCGGCGGCTCTCCCCGTCGATGGTCCAGATCTCGATGGCCCCTCGGGCCTCGACCTTGAACTCCGGCATCTTCGCTCCCCGTGACGGACCGCCGTGGGCGGCCCGCGTGAATGCCGCGCAGCCTGAAACCTGTTCCCCAGTCTGGCAAGCCGTAAACGGATAGGATTTCGCCCATGCCTTCGTGCTCAACGACGAAACGCCCGTGGCGGTGGCTGCCGGGGCTGCTCACCGTCTCCGCCCTGCTCGTGGCCGCCCTGCCGCTCGTGGCCCTGGCGCGCGGCGGTGGCGGCGAGCACTACACGTCCGGCCGCGACCGCGGTGGCGGCGGAGGGAGCGGCGACGGCCTGCCCCTCTGGCTGATCTTCGACCTCATCCGCCTCATCTTCCTCTACCCGAAGGTGACCGTCCCGCTGCTCGTCATCGGCGGAGGCGCCTACTGGCTCTACAAGCGCAACCTGCACCCGGACGCGACCACCCGGCGCGCGTTGGATCAGCGCGAGGCGGAGGTGCGCACGGAGGTGTCCGGCCGCGACGTGCAGGGCTGGGTGAACGCGCTGAAGCTCAAGGACCCGTCCTTCGAATTGGAGCCCACGCTGCAGAAGGTGCGCTGGCTCTTCCTCGAGCTGCAGAAGGCGTGGTTCCGCCGGGACATGACGCCGGTGCGCCCCTTCCTGTCGGACGCGACGTGGCAGCGCTTCAACGTGCAGCTGGCGCTGATGCAGGCGCAGGGCGTGCGCGACGCGCTCGCGGACATGAAGGTGCTGGACGTGCAGCTCATCGGCCTGCACCAGACCGAGTGGTACGACAGCATCCACGTGCGGGTGCGCGCCAGCATCCGGGACACGGACGTGCCCGCGGACCAGACGGACGCGCAGGCCATGGCCGCCGCCAGCCGCGTGGCCCCGGAGACGTTCACGGAGGTGTGGACCTTCGTGCGCAAGCCCGGCGCGCAGACGCGCATCGGCGAGGATCTGTTCCAGGGCAAGTGCCCCAACTGCGGCGCGCCCTACAAGGGCGGCGCATCCAACACCTGCGAGTTCTGCAACGCGGTGGTGAACTCCGGCAACTACGACTGGACGCTCTCTGAAATCACGCAGGGCGTGGAGTACGTGCGCCACCACAAGCAGGTGGACGGCCTGATGCAGGCGCGCGAGGAGGACCCGGCGCTCAACCTCGAGATGCTGGAGGACCGCGCGTCACTGCTGTTCTGGAAGTGGATCGACGCGCAGAGCCGCAACGAGCCGCAGCGCCTGTCCAAGGTGGCCAACGCGGACGCCATCACGAAGCTGAGCGCGGAGCTGGGCCAGCTGGCGAAGCAGAACCGCCGTCGCGTCTTCCTGGAGTGCGCCGTGGGCGCGGTGGACGTGCGCGCGCTGGAGGTGCACCCGGAGTCCTTCGACGCGGCGCAGGTTGAAATCCGCTGGAGCGCCCGCATGGGCGTGGGCCCGGTGAACGAGAAGCCGCCGAGCCTGCCCACCGTGCCGCAGCGCTGGGTCTTCACGCTGCTGCGCCGCCACGGCGCCAGGACGAACACGGACACCGGTATGTCCACGGACCGCTGCCCGCAGTGCAACGCGCCCACCACCAACAGCGCGGCCAACACCTGCGAGTTCTGCGGCACGGTCCTGGGCAACGGCGAGCGCGACTGGGTGCTCGCGTCCGCCCTCCCCTTCGAGTCCTGGAACGTCCAGCACGCGCAGAGCTCGGCCCGGAACGCGGTCCGCTACCAGGAGGTCCGCCGGGCCCAGCGTGGCACCGTCGCGCCCGCTCCCACGGGGGACGCCAGCGGCGGCCCGGGTGATGGCGACCGCGTGGTGATGGACGTGAAGGAGCGCGAGCGGCTGCTCTACATGATGGCGGCCATCGCCGCAGCGGACGGCGAGGTGTCCGCCGCCGAGCGCCGCCTGCTCAAGCTGTGCTCGGAGCGCTGGAGCGTGTCGTGGGCCAACGTGGAGATGGCCCTCAACGCCGGGCCCCAGCTCTTCGAGCGCCTGGTGCCGCGCGGCAGCCCGGAGGCGGAGGTGTTCCTGCGCCACATCGTGGAGATGGCCCTGGTGGACGGCCGCATCGACCGCAAGGAGCGCCGCATGCTGGAGATCGCCGCCCAGCACCTGGGCCTGGAGGAGCGGCTGGCCGTGCTGCTGGGGGACCACTGAGTCACGGGGTCCCCCGGTGGGGACGGCTCAGGTCTGCGCGCGGCGGGTGGCCTTCTTGTCCCGCTCGCCGAGCGCGGCCTGGAGGTACTTGCCCGCGAGCTTCCGGCCGATGAGCTCCTGGGCGATCTCCCCGGCCTCCACCAGCTTGTCCAGGTTGATGCCGGTGTCCACGCCCATGCCGTGCAGCATGAACACCGCGTCCTCGGTGGCCAGGTTGCCCGCGGCGCCCGGCGCGTAGGGACAGCCGCCCAGCCCGCCGATGCTCGCGTCGAACGTGGTGACGCCCGCGGACAGGCCCACCAGCGCGTTGGCCAGCGCGGTGCCGCGCGTGTCGTGCAGGTGCAGCGCCAGCGTGTCCACCGGCATGTGCTGGAGCAGCGCGGCCAGGATCTCCTCCGTCTGCCGGGGCGTGCCCACGCCAATGGTGTCGCCCAGGCTCAGCTGGTAGATGCCCGCGTCCACCAGCTGACGGCAGATGTCCACCACGCGCTCCACCGGGACGTGGCCTTCATAAGGGCAGCCCCACACGGTGGACAGGTAGCCGCGCACGCGCATGCCGGCCTTGCGGGCGGCGGAGGTGACCTCCTTCGCGCCGGCCAGCGCCTCCGCGATGGTCTTGTTGATGTTCTTCTTGGAGTGGGCCTCCGACGCGGAGATGAACACCGCGGCCTCCTCCAGGCCCGCCGCCTGCGCGCGCTCCAGCCCCTTGAGGTTGGGCACCAGCGCGGAGAAGACGACCCCGGGGCGGCGGCCCACCAGCTTGAGCACCTCCTCCGCGTCCGCCAGCTGGGGGATCCACTTGGGTGACACGAACGACGTCACCTCGATGCGCCTCTCCCCCGCGGCGACCAGGGCATTGATGAGGCGCGCCTTGTCGCGGGTGGGCAGCGTGCGGAGCTCGTTCTGCAGGCCGTCGCGGGGGCCGACCTCGTACACGTCGACCTTGCGGGGCAGTTGCCCCAGCAGGCCGACCCGCGTTCGCGTTGTCTCTTTCGGATCCACTGGACGTGTCCCGGGCTCCGTCAACGGCGCCCGGCTCCCACGATGAGGTCGGTCGACTCGGGTGTCATCGGCCCGGACTCCAGGCCGCCGTGCACCCACTCCACCGAAAAGCCCGTGCTTTCCAACAGCCCTTTCAGTTCCGCAAGAGGATAGTAACGAAGCGTGTACGCCGCTCGCAGCACGCGACCGTCCGGCAAGGTGAGCTGACGCTGCCCGACATCCCGGCCACGCGTCGCGTCGAACTGGCTCTCCTCCTCCAGCAGGCTCCCATCCGGTAACCGCTCGCGGAACGACGCGCCCGGACTTCGCGCCAGGCGCTCGTAGGGAACCGTCTGGAACACCAGGCGTCCACCGGGCCGCAGCGCCCGCGCCACCTCGCGCAGCACGTGGACGTGCTCCGCGTCGCTGAAGGCGAAGAGTGTCGAGTACCAGGCATAGGCCCCGCCCAGGGACGCGTCCTGGAAGGGCAGCGCTCGCAGGTCGCCCCGCACCGCGGGGAAGCCGGGGCGGCGCAGGCGCAGGGAGAGCGGATCCAGTTCCAGGCCCACCACCCGCCCGGCGAGCGCTCCGCCGGTGTTGAGCCGCGCCGCGTGCCGGCCGTGGCCACAGCCCAGGTCCACCACCGGCCCCTCCACGTTCGCGAACGCCCGGGACAGGTACTCCGCTTCCCGGGCCGTCACCGCCTCGGAGAGGTACGGCAGCGTGCTGCGCAGGTACAGCTCTCCGAAGAAGTCCCCCACGGCCAGGTGGGCTTCAGCGCTTGAGGGCGGGCAGCTTCTCGCGCAGGCGGCGCACGGCCTCGTCCAGCACGCCCTCCGTCTTGCAGAAGGCGAAGCGCGCGAAGCGCTGGCCCAGGCGCCGGTGCTCCGGGCCGTAGAAGACGCTGGGCGGGATGCCCGCGACGCCCACCTCCGTCACCAGGTGCCGGCAGAACGCGACGTCGTCCTCGAAGCCGTAGCCGCGGATGTCCGCGAGGATGAAGTAGCTGCCCTCCGGGGAGAACGCCTGGAGCCCCGCCTCGCGCAGGCCGGCGAGCAGCCGTTCCCGCTTGGAGGTGTAGAGCGCCGCGAGCCCCTGGAAGTAGCTGTCCGGCAGCCGCAGCGCCACGGCCATGGCGGCCTGGAACGGCGACGCGGTGGCGAAGGTGACGAACTGGTGCGCGCGCTGCACCGCGTCCCTGAGCGGCGGCGGCGCGATGATCCAGCCGATCTTCCACCCCGTCAGGCTGAAGGACTTGCCCGCGCTGCTCACCGTCACCGTGCGGTCCGCGAGCACCGGCACCGTGGCGGCGCGGATGTGCTTCGCGGGGGCGAAGACGATGTGCTCATACACTTCATCCGCCAGCACCTTCACGTCGTGCTCGGCGCAGAGGTTGCCCAGGAACTCCAGCTCCTCGCGCGTGAAGACCTTGCCCGTGGGGTTGTGCGGCGAATTGAGGATGAGCAGCCGCGTCTTCGGTCCGAAGGCGGCGCGCACCTCGTCCCGGTCGAACCACCAGGTGGCGTGCTCCGCGTCCGGCGGCCGCAGCGGCACGTAGCGCGGCGTGGCGCCCACGAAGGCGATGTTCGCGTCGTAGGAGTCGTAGAACGGCTCGAAGGCCACCACCTCGTCGCCCGGGTCCACCAGCCCCAGGATGACGTCGAGGATGGCCTCCGTCGCGCCGCTGGTCACCGTGACCATGGTGTCCGGATCCACGGCGTGGCCGTGGAAGCGCTGCGCGTGCTCCGCGATGGCGTTGCGCAGGTCCTTGGCGCCCACGCCGGGGGCGTACTGGTTGACGCCGCCCTGGATGGCCTTCCACGCGGCCTCCTTGACGGCGTCCGGGCCGTCGAAGTCCGGGAAGCCCTGCCCCAGGTTCACGGCCTGGTGCTTCAGCGCCAGCGCGCTGAACTCGGAGAAGACGGTGGTTCCGAAGCGGGAGACGCGCTGCGCGAGCACGGGCCGGGGGGACATGGGTCAGGCCTCTGGAGGCCAGCGCACGTCCACCCCGACACCCGGGGCGACCGGCTGGCGGTCAGGGCCGGACGATAGCGTCCACGGGCACGGAACGCGCGCCCTGTTCCACCGCCCGCTGCCGCGCGGCCCGGGACAGGCCGAGCGCCAACCCCGTCACCACCAGCACCAGGGGCACCGCGCACACCAGGTCGATGGCGTAATGGAACCGCCCCGCCAGCGTCGCGAAGATGAGCCCCATGCCCGGGAAGAGCATGACCCAGAAGAAGCGCCGGGCGAACCGGAACGCGTAGAAGAGCACCACCAGCGCCACCCCGGTGTGCCCGGACGGGAAGCAATCCCGGGTGTACACCGGCGTGCGCATCATGGACTCCAGCAGCGGCGTGAGGACCCACCCGTGGGTGGCCGGCCCGTCGAACGCGCCAATGAGGAAGTACCGGGGGCCCACCGCGGGCACCAGCGAGTACGCCGCGTAGTTGAAGCCCAGCAGCAGGCCCAACCCCAGCAGGTACTCATCGAAGGCGGGCGTCGCCCCCCTGCCCCGGGCGTATAGGTAGACCCCCAGCAGCAGCGGCCAGATGAAGTGGCCGTAGTAGCAGAGCAACAGGACGTCGTTGGCCCAGGGCGGAATCGCGTGCGCCAGCACCACCGAGGTCTGGAAGCCAAAGAGCCGCTGATCCACCGCGACCAATTGGGCGTCCTTCACCAGCGGGTTCACCCAGTCCACGATGGGCCCCAGCCAACCGTGGGCCAGCGCGGACACCGGCAGCAGCCAGAAGTCCCCCGCGATGGTGAGCAGATGCTGGCGCGGAAAGCGCGCCTCCAGCATGCGCACCGCCGGCAGCCCCAGCGCGAAGAAGAGGAAGAACAGCGCGTTGCGCCCGGAGTGCGGCGCCCAGCGGGCCGGGCCCACGCACACCAGGGCGGCGACCGAGCAGCCCACCATCAGCACCAGGTCCACCTGCCGGAAGCGGACGAGCGCTTCCTCCGACGACGCCACCGGCCGCACACGGCCCTCGCTGAATGACCAGATGCTCACGCCGATTTGCGCTCCCCCGGCGATTCGGCCGGCTGCTCGCCGACCGCCCCGAGATTGAGGCTCCGCACCACCGCGCCCGACTCCGGCGCCACCTCCGCGGACCGCCGCCCCTTCCACCGCTCCAGCAGCGCCAGCATGGCCGGGAAGAAGACTGTCGTTCCCAGGAAGGTGCTCACGACCCCCAGCAGCGCAATCTGTCCGATGCTGCGCAGACCCTGATGGTTCGCCACGAGGAGCGCTCCGTAGCCCGCCGCGTTGGACAGGGTCGCCACCACCGCCGCGAAGCCGGTGCTGCGCACCACCCGGCCCAGCGACCCGGGGCCCTCCTCCTCGTACCGGTGGTACAGGTGGACGGAGTTGTCGACGGCGATGGCCAGCAGGTTGGGCAGCACCACCGCGTTGATGAAGTTGAGCTGGACGTCAAACAGGTACATCCCGCCCGCCAGGCACGTCATGCCCAGGAACAGCGGGCCCGCCACCAGCAGCGCGCGCTTCAGGCTGCGCAGGCTGGCCAGGATGACCAGGAACACCACCACCGCCGCGGACCAGAGGATGAACGGCCCATCCCCCCGGACCAGGGAGAAGATGCGCGCCGCGATGCGGTTGCTGTCCAGGACCGCCAGGTCGATGCCCTTCGCCTTCGCCCCGGCGACCACCTCGTCCAGCTGCCCCGCCCAGCGGTGCAGGTCCTGGGTGTCGTAGTTGGACACGGACGGGAACAGCAGGAGGAACATCCCCTTGCCGTCCAGCGCCTCGAAGCGGCGGCGCGCCTCCACCGGCAGCTGCTCCAGGCCGTAGGGCTGCGCGTCCACCATCTCCCGCAGGTCCTTCACCCGCGGATCCTCCTGGGCGGACCTGGGCAGCCCGTCCAGCAGCGTCCGGATGCCGGCCATCTCCGCCTGGTGGGCCGCCACGTCGGACGGCACCAGGTCGCTCAGCGACGCGGTGCGCAGGAACACGGAGTCGGCACCGTTCTTCGCCTTCACCTGGGCGATGACGGACTCCACCTCGCGGACCTGCTCCAGGCTGTCCACGGCGAGGATGGCCGGGTTGAGCGGCGAGCCGATCTGCTCGGTGATGTGGTCGTCCAGCCGCGACGCCGGCGAGTCACCCTTCAGGTTGCGCAGGTTGGTCTCGAACCCCAGCCGGGGCGCGATGGCCACCGAGTACGCCGCGAAGCCCACCACCGACAGCGCCACCGCGACGATGGCGCCCGTGGGCCAGCGCCGCCACTCCTTCTGCGGAGCCGGCTCCGCCTCCACGGCGGGCGCGGAGGCCTGGCCAGCGGGTGCGCCCTCCTTGCGGAACGGGCGGATGCGCTCCGCGATGGCGAGCAGCGACGGCCCCATCGCGTACGCGGCCAGCACCGCCATCAGCACGCCCACGCCCGCGAGCAGGCCGAACTGCTGGAAGGCGTGGAACTGCGCCAGCACCAGCACGAAGAACGCCGCCGCGTTGGTGAAGGCGGACGTGACCGCCCCGAAGAAGGTGCCTCGCACCGCCGCCGTCAGCGACTCCTTCACGCCGTGGTGCTCGCGCTCCTCCCAGTAGCGCATGGACAGGTGGACGCCGTACTCGATGCCCAGGCCGATGAGGATGGCGACGAGGAAGCCCGTCACGATGTTGAGGTGCCCGATGGCGCCCTGCGCGAACGCGAACGTCAGCACCATGCCCACCATCACCGGCACGCCCACCACCGCCAGCGCGGAGATGCGCCGGGTGGCCAGGAGGATCAGCCCTACGGCAATGAGCGCGGACAACAGGCCCGCGTTGGACAGGTCGGTGCGCATCACCGCGTCCTCTTCGATGCGGTTCTGGAAGTTGCCCGTCGCCTCCAGCGTCACGCCCGGGTACTGCTCCGCCGCGAGCTTGCGGCCGGTGTCGAACACCGTGTCCACGAAGCGGCGCGCGAACTCCAGGTCCCCCGCCGTCCCCGACGGCTTGATCATCAGGTAGACCTCCGTGCCCTCCTTGTTCGCCAGCGTCTCCGGCAGCGCCGTGTCCGGGGTGTGCTTCTTCGCGATCTCCTCGAAGGTGGGCGGCGCCACGTCCGCGCCCAGGTCCACGAAGAGGGGGCTCGCGCGCTCCTTCTCGTAGCGGACGCGGGCCTCCAGGTCCTGACGCAGCGAGGCGACCTCCGCCGTGGGCAGCAGGAGCAGGCCGTGGCGGCGGAAGAACGCCACGTCATAGTGGTGTTCGACGTAGCGGACCTCCGGCAGCGCCTCCAGGCGCTTCTGGAAGTCCCGGGCGTAGGCCTTGAGGGCCTCCGGCGCCGCTCCCCTGGCCATGATGACCAGGTAGCCGTCCCCGCCCGCCTTCTCTGACACGCGTGTCAGATCCCGGACCTCCGGGGCGCCCTCCGGGAGCAGCTCCACGAACGAGCCGCGGAACTCCAGACGGGACGCGAACACACCCGCGACGGCCGTCAAAAGGGCGATGGCGAGCAACACCTGCCAGGGGCGCGACATTGCTGCCTGGATGAAGCCCTCGAACCACCGCTGCCGTCGTGTTTGGGACACCGTCTGCTCCTCTGATGCCGGCCGGCGAAGCAATAAGCCGGCCATGATCCAGGCCCCCGAAACAGACGGCCCCTCGCGACCCATTCCCCATGTGAACCCATGTGTGCGCAGGATGCAGGAGCATCCACTGGCGAACGCAGGCTCGGTGGCGCGGCGTGCCACCGATGCACCATCCGTGTCAAGGCGCGCCATGACACGGATGCCCCACACGGCCTGCGATGGAACCGTCCCCGCCTTGACAGTGTGGATTTCCCTCTTTATTGACCCCCACGCGTCGTCCCCCTGGGTGTTCACGCGGCCGGGCAATCCGAACCTGGAACGCGCCCTGCACATGGAATAGCGGCTCGGATCACACCCTCCGACGCGTAAGAAAGACCACCATGAGCGACG
This genomic interval carries:
- a CDS encoding acyl-CoA carboxylase subunit beta, which gives rise to MSSDQKLLEKIAQVEKGGAPKYHAKNAETGKLFARERIRLLVDADSFVEDGKLANNLDPELPSDGVVTGVARIDGRAVAIMANDSTVKAGSWGARTVEKILRIQETAKALRCPLLYLVDSAGARITDQVEMFPGRRGAGRIFYNEVHLSGFVPQICLLFGPSAAGGAYIPAFCDLVIMVEGNASMYLGSPRMAEMVIGEKVTLEEMGGAKMHCSVSGVGDVLVKTEQEAIAAAKQYLAFFPENFSKAPPTVELKAPRHSGKRVDEIVPPDQNKPFDMHALIAELIDEGSWFEVKKLFAQELITGLARIGGRPVGIVANQPKYKGGVLFVDSADKAARFIWLCDAFNIPLLYLADVPGFMIGTKVERAGIIRAGAKMISAVSEASVPRICVVVRKAYGAGLYAMSGPGFAPEATLALPQAMIAVMGPEAAVNAVYFNKIQELPEAERPAFVQKLRDEYKQDVDIFKLASELIIDAVVPGDSLRGELMQRYSLYAGQFQPRAEKKHGVHPV
- a CDS encoding YtxH domain-containing protein, which produces MFRAKKATWQAKALAKSKLYRRFLAHQLLDQLPEYADKAGKVARKSWDRFDPDDALRYVGLTTYKPARTGFGGLGAFLLGAAAGSVVALLLAPSRGTELRSTVKDKAMGYINKQGVNVGGEKTASA
- a CDS encoding enoyl-CoA hydratase-related protein; its protein translation is MPEFKVEARGAIEIWTIDGESRRNAISRAMHQELDALVSRVSSSRAVRAVIITGAGDKAFCAGADLKERTTMSEDEVRAFLNGLRVTLRSIERSDCVFIAAINGAAFGGGTELALACDLRVASPATEMGLTEVKLGIIPGGGGTQRLARLIGPGRAKDLILTARRVNAAEAFTIGLVNRLAPEGHLLEVAFQLAEAVVENAPVAVATAKHAIDEGTGLELDDALALELKKYEEVLKTEDRLEGLRAFAEKRPPVYKGR
- a CDS encoding TIM44-like domain-containing protein, translating into MPSCSTTKRPWRWLPGLLTVSALLVAALPLVALARGGGGEHYTSGRDRGGGGGSGDGLPLWLIFDLIRLIFLYPKVTVPLLVIGGGAYWLYKRNLHPDATTRRALDQREAEVRTEVSGRDVQGWVNALKLKDPSFELEPTLQKVRWLFLELQKAWFRRDMTPVRPFLSDATWQRFNVQLALMQAQGVRDALADMKVLDVQLIGLHQTEWYDSIHVRVRASIRDTDVPADQTDAQAMAAASRVAPETFTEVWTFVRKPGAQTRIGEDLFQGKCPNCGAPYKGGASNTCEFCNAVVNSGNYDWTLSEITQGVEYVRHHKQVDGLMQAREEDPALNLEMLEDRASLLFWKWIDAQSRNEPQRLSKVANADAITKLSAELGQLAKQNRRRVFLECAVGAVDVRALEVHPESFDAAQVEIRWSARMGVGPVNEKPPSLPTVPQRWVFTLLRRHGARTNTDTGMSTDRCPQCNAPTTNSAANTCEFCGTVLGNGERDWVLASALPFESWNVQHAQSSARNAVRYQEVRRAQRGTVAPAPTGDASGGPGDGDRVVMDVKERERLLYMMAAIAAADGEVSAAERRLLKLCSERWSVSWANVEMALNAGPQLFERLVPRGSPEAEVFLRHIVEMALVDGRIDRKERRMLEIAAQHLGLEERLAVLLGDH
- a CDS encoding hydroxymethylglutaryl-CoA lyase, which gives rise to MDPKETTRTRVGLLGQLPRKVDVYEVGPRDGLQNELRTLPTRDKARLINALVAAGERRIEVTSFVSPKWIPQLADAEEVLKLVGRRPGVVFSALVPNLKGLERAQAAGLEEAAVFISASEAHSKKNINKTIAEALAGAKEVTSAARKAGMRVRGYLSTVWGCPYEGHVPVERVVDICRQLVDAGIYQLSLGDTIGVGTPRQTEEILAALLQHMPVDTLALHLHDTRGTALANALVGLSAGVTTFDASIGGLGGCPYAPGAAGNLATEDAVFMLHGMGVDTGINLDKLVEAGEIAQELIGRKLAGKYLQAALGERDKKATRRAQT
- a CDS encoding methyltransferase domain-containing protein, translating into MGDFFGELYLRSTLPYLSEAVTAREAEYLSRAFANVEGPVVDLGCGHGRHAARLNTGGALAGRVVGLELDPLSLRLRRPGFPAVRGDLRALPFQDASLGGAYAWYSTLFAFSDAEHVHVLREVARALRPGGRLVFQTVPYERLARSPGASFRERLPDGSLLEEESQFDATRGRDVGQRQLTLPDGRVLRAAYTLRYYPLAELKGLLESTGFSVEWVHGGLESGPMTPESTDLIVGAGRR
- a CDS encoding aminotransferase class I/II-fold pyridoxal phosphate-dependent enzyme — protein: MSPRPVLAQRVSRFGTTVFSEFSALALKHQAVNLGQGFPDFDGPDAVKEAAWKAIQGGVNQYAPGVGAKDLRNAIAEHAQRFHGHAVDPDTMVTVTSGATEAILDVILGLVDPGDEVVAFEPFYDSYDANIAFVGATPRYVPLRPPDAEHATWWFDRDEVRAAFGPKTRLLILNSPHNPTGKVFTREELEFLGNLCAEHDVKVLADEVYEHIVFAPAKHIRAATVPVLADRTVTVSSAGKSFSLTGWKIGWIIAPPPLRDAVQRAHQFVTFATASPFQAAMAVALRLPDSYFQGLAALYTSKRERLLAGLREAGLQAFSPEGSYFILADIRGYGFEDDVAFCRHLVTEVGVAGIPPSVFYGPEHRRLGQRFARFAFCKTEGVLDEAVRRLREKLPALKR
- a CDS encoding phosphatase PAP2 family protein, whose amino-acid sequence is MSIWSFSEGRVRPVASSEEALVRFRQVDLVLMVGCSVAALVCVGPARWAPHSGRNALFFLFFALGLPAVRMLEARFPRQHLLTIAGDFWLLPVSALAHGWLGPIVDWVNPLVKDAQLVAVDQRLFGFQTSVVLAHAIPPWANDVLLLCYYGHFIWPLLLGVYLYARGRGATPAFDEYLLGLGLLLGFNYAAYSLVPAVGPRYFLIGAFDGPATHGWVLTPLLESMMRTPVYTRDCFPSGHTGVALVVLFYAFRFARRFFWVMLFPGMGLIFATLAGRFHYAIDLVCAVPLVLVVTGLALGLSRAARQRAVEQGARSVPVDAIVRP
- a CDS encoding RND family transporter, whose translation is MSRPWQVLLAIALLTAVAGVFASRLEFRGSFVELLPEGAPEVRDLTRVSEKAGGDGYLVIMARGAAPEALKAYARDFQKRLEALPEVRYVEHHYDVAFFRRHGLLLLPTAEVASLRQDLEARVRYEKERASPLFVDLGADVAPPTFEEIAKKHTPDTALPETLANKEGTEVYLMIKPSGTAGDLEFARRFVDTVFDTGRKLAAEQYPGVTLEATGNFQNRIEEDAVMRTDLSNAGLLSALIAVGLILLATRRISALAVVGVPVMVGMVLTFAFAQGAIGHLNIVTGFLVAILIGLGIEYGVHLSMRYWEEREHHGVKESLTAAVRGTFFGAVTSAFTNAAAFFVLVLAQFHAFQQFGLLAGVGVLMAVLAAYAMGPSLLAIAERIRPFRKEGAPAGQASAPAVEAEPAPQKEWRRWPTGAIVAVALSVVGFAAYSVAIAPRLGFETNLRNLKGDSPASRLDDHITEQIGSPLNPAILAVDSLEQVREVESVIAQVKAKNGADSVFLRTASLSDLVPSDVAAHQAEMAGIRTLLDGLPRSAQEDPRVKDLREMVDAQPYGLEQLPVEARRRFEALDGKGMFLLLFPSVSNYDTQDLHRWAGQLDEVVAGAKAKGIDLAVLDSNRIAARIFSLVRGDGPFILWSAAVVVFLVILASLRSLKRALLVAGPLFLGMTCLAGGMYLFDVQLNFINAVVLPNLLAIAVDNSVHLYHRYEEEGPGSLGRVVRSTGFAAVVATLSNAAGYGALLVANHQGLRSIGQIALLGVVSTFLGTTVFFPAMLALLERWKGRRSAEVAPESGAVVRSLNLGAVGEQPAESPGERKSA